Genomic DNA from Molothrus aeneus isolate 106 chromosome Z, BPBGC_Maene_1.0, whole genome shotgun sequence:
ATTAAATAGCATTTGAAGTCCTCTAGGACATTTAAGGAAAAAGTTAAGAGCTTGAGGTTCATGCGCACAAGACCAGTATTAGTATGCTCAGTACCCACATGACTGCTATCTGAAGAATCAGTTGGTCCTGAACTGAGATTaacaggaaggggaaaaagataAATCTATTAGCAGAAAATAAGGACTACTGGGGCAGTTACAGGAACATGCCACACTTCAGCACTTCTTTCATTCTACACACAGGTGACCAGATGAGAATGCAGTCCAGTCAGTTTTCAGCAGGATATCAAGGAACAATGTAGAGTTTCAAGAGGACTACTAAGTGGACTGTGTTGaggcacagaatcacagagaaaACAAGTTACCCTAGTGCCTATACTGAAAAGTACTAAAGAATGGGTTGACTATAGGCACAAGATTTCAAGATTCCAGTTTAAGTGTTTGCTACTGCCTCTGTAAAAAAGAACTTCATGCTGGCTATTAATTATGGAATGACtgagttttaaaagaaatcttaCTCTATAAGAAAGATAAATTATGAGACCACTTAAACTTAGAACTGTAAACCTGATATTAAAATGTCAAGTGTATTATGAATTCTGTAAATCCTTTCAGATGTTTAAAAGTTAGCTATCCCCATGTGCCCACTTCTGGGCTCTAAAACACGGAACTCCTTGTGTGTTAGTTTGAGCTATATTTTTTCATCTCATCATTAATTAAGAAACATGCCTATCAAAATAGTAAAAGGTGCAAAGCTTCAGAGATGACTTCATACCTTAATATACACCCCAGTCTTGTAAATTGCCTATCTCAGGCATATTCAGAGATTATGTGATCCCCCGAAATATCCTTGTAGTGGAACACTGCCCATAAAGGCAAGTCACACATCAGTACACTTCTCTACATTCCAAGTGCATTTTGCATCCTGTGGATTCCCCTTTACCTATGTTAGGTATCTACAAACAAGAGTTGTCTAGGGTCTTCCACTATTAATGCTGAAGGTCTCCTTGATTATCAACTTTCATCATATTTGTTGgatttattccattttctgtttctttctgatGTGATACTGCTGTGACAAACAAATGAGAAGATTCCATTGGGAAATGGTGACTGACATCTGCTTTCACTAGAACTTCATAATACAGGAGATAAAAAACTGGAGTTACTATGCCAATAATCAACATAATCACTACTGCTGTCCACCATCCTATACCCCAGTCTGCTCCATAGTAAGGATCCTTGCATTTTTTAGTTTTACCATCAGTTTCAAAACAGATCTGTTGGGCTGCTAAAGCAGAAACAACTTCATTCAGATTCTCTCTCTTTGTATCATTACACTTCACTATTTCTTCTATATCTCGATCGACTTCTTTTAAGAAGTTGCCAGCAGTCTCATTAGCAGAGAATTTATCACAAAGAGATGTTTCCTGTACTTCTGGGGAACACAGAGCAGACCGATGAGCTGGTCTTCCTTTTGGAGATATATGGGTTTCAGTCAATACACTGAACTTTTTCACTGGAATTCTGATAGACCTCAGGGCAAAAAAATCTTGATCGTTGATAAGATTGTTAACTCTCTTGATATCTGCAacctaaaaatgaaaacaacagcTAAAACATCGTATTCCATTGAACCAAAACTCCCTTAATAGTACTACACCTTTAAGAAATACAAGTCTTTTGTAAGGAAACAAAGGCCTTTGTATTTGCCCTACCCAAGTCAGCTCTCCTTTTCCATATTCTTGTTCAAAATATCATTTTGCTCAAATTAAGTTCAGATTTTAAGCTGAAGTCTAGGGCAAGGCCTttggtttttattatcattaaatttgtaggtttttttaattgatacCCATTCATACAGTATGAAGTCAGAAGAGGTCAAAGACCAAATCTGACCAACTTTAcagcaagaaggaaattaattatGATGCAAAACCCCTCCCGCTTCAGGTAAGAAGACTGAAAGTCACTTCACATAGATACATTAACTTTATGTATGTTCAGCTATCAGTTGACAATTATCTCTGTGAAATTAATGAGAATTCACCTCACTTTAAGTTTTCAAATTATGTAAATTACTGTTAATTTCTAATTCAGTGAGAAACTTCCGAGTTAGGAGTTACTACAAAGTATGAGTTTGCAATTCATCTAGCCACAGGTGTGTTTTTTTGCTCCTTCTGGGGGCTAAGGCAGAAAACAAGTATAACTTTTAAACTACTGTAATCTACCTAAGTCAGCTCTCCCCTTTTCCTATTCTTGTTCAAAATTAATCTCACTTTGCCTGCAGTAAGTTCAGATTTTAAGTCTAATGTGAAACATTCTGCAGGGATTTAAGTGCACTGGCATAATCACTGGCTTCACTTTCAGATGGTAACTCCCTCACTGTAGCAGGCACAGCCACAAACTTCACCATAATGAAGTACTTCCAAATCAGTGCTTTTCTGCAACACCTGCAAAGCACACAGGAATTACGGTCACTTGAAGATGCACTGTATCCAAGTTCATGCAAACCTTTTTAATGTGTAGAAATCCTTCAGCTGCTATGGTGGTGTATTTGTTAAGTGTATGATGTTCAATAAACTGGGTAAGAATAAAAGACTGCCAAATGCAGCAATTTATGATTCCACCAGAATGCAACTTATACTTTCTGCCTCAAGTCCCGGGATAGCTCTTCACATTCTCTTGAATTTGCAAGAAAGAGTACAATTTACTTATCCTTCCTTTCTTAGTGAGGCCTGACCTCATAAAGCTGCTCAAAATACCCATTTGCAGTAGGTTCTGAAGCCAAGACTTGGTTATTGAGGCTAAGGTTTGCCATGATTAGTTATGTCAAGACTTTAATACCTCAAGTCACAACAGGAGGCCCACAATTAGATGACAGTGTATTCTGTATATACAGATTTTCAACTTGACCACACTCTGAGAGTGTCACAACCAAAACTATGCACTTGTTTTTCACACTTATATTAGTTTTAAGGGGAAAAGCCCACGGAACCGGAACCCTGCGCTGTAACACGAACACTCCTGACGTAATTTTCCACTTCTGAGACACACGGCGTTTGCTACGTGCTGCCTCCGGGCGCAGCCGGCCCGGGACCAGCCTCGCGGGCCCTGCGCCCGGGCACTTACggagcagcagaactgcagcgCGATCGCGTTCAGCGTGTCCCCTTCACGGATGTCCTTCGTCAGCAGGACTATATCATCCAGCCTGTCCCTCGACGCGCTCCGCCGGACCTTCTCCCTGCCCCGCGGCCGCAGTTCTGACAGCTCACCCTCCTCCTCGGGCCCCTCGCTCTCCGTGCTCGCGAAAGGGTACAAGTGACCGCCGGTGAGCGGCTGCGCCACGGCGGACGGCTGCGGGCCGCTGCCAGCGCCTCTGCCGGCCATGCTTCGCGGGTGACCCTGTGGAACGGACCGCAGGCGTGGCGCCCTCCGCGGGGAGCCCCACGCTGGCCCCTCCTCCTCGCCCCcgcccagctccctccaggcTCAGCAACCGCCGGCCACGCCGCCGTGGGGAGGTGAGAgtcgtgccgtgccgtgccgtgccgtgcccaGCCGGCCCGCTCCGCCCCGGACCGCGGCTTTACTTGCCCCCACTCCACATGGTACCCACCGCGATGGCGGCTGCGCTGCCACGTCCGCAGCGCGGCCACGCCCAGGCGCCGGCCGCACAAAGAAGGGGGCGGGGGTGGCGGGAGGCGGCCCCGGGGCTTGGCCGTGCCTAgccggcggggccggcccggcgGGAGAGCGTGTTCTAGTGCCGGCTGGCTCTGTCTCGCTCCGGTTCGCCCTGCTCCGTACTGCTCCGCTCCACACTGCCCAAGCCGCTCCGCTGCGGCCCAGAGAGCGCTCTGGCTGAGCCGCTCGGCGTTGGAGGCCGGAgcgcggggccggcgcggcCGGGCGATGAAGTGTTTCACCCTCGTCTTCCTGGAGCCCCCGGTGTGCTCTTGCTGATCCTCTTTCTGGAGAAACATAGTTTGCTCAGATGTACGAAGTTGTCATGTATTTGAGTCATTAAAAGGGTTCTTCTGAGACTGTTTTTCCCTAGCGTTCTCAGTTCCTTTCCACGTTCTGTATCTCTTAGTCCCGCCTGGCTCTTACAGCCTTGCTGCACCTTCAGAAGCTGCCCGGCTGTTTCTTTATAAACCCTTCACACCTGTCCCCTCAGCACTAGTACTGCAGACGTACAGAAATCTAGCCCTCACTGATAGATCTTTCTCACATCAGAGGTACCACAAATGAAACCCTGTCGATATTTCAACTTTCTTTTCCTAGCGGAATAATTTCTGCTGTAGGGGTCTGTCAGCAGCTTTTGGGGTGCTGAGGCAACAGATGGATGTCCTAGGTAGATTTAACTTAGCGTGTCTTTTTGCTGACACAGCCTTAGCAGGAAGTTTTGGATTACAGCAGGAGTAAAGTATTAAAAAACCTGATGGCTCTAAGGCTAAATATGTTGTAAAAAATTGTTGAAGGCAAATGAGTTTGCAGGTCTGGTTCTTTAATCTGAAAATAGATTAAATTTGATCTTAAGGTACTTTTAAAttagggtttggggtttttttcttttgtttttgagCCTTGCTAAACAACCAAAGTGGTTAGAAACATGTTTGATATTAAaaaacactgtttttttttatgtctttaCTTTTGAAAACCAGATATCTTGAGTCTGAAGACATAAAAATAAGAGCTTACAATTGTGTAGCTCTATGAAGTGTCACGTTCACACCCACAGAAGCTTAACTGAAGCCACATTTCCAGATATTGTAAAACAAGCTGTGAAGGTACATTGTGTTCTTGTATGTCAGCccattttttgtgtgtatatattacACATTGTATCTACCTTGAAATAGTACTCTGTTGTATATAAGGGACGGATCAGTTAAAATAAAGGTATTCACAAGACTGTCTAGGTACTCCCTAGCCAAATAGCATCAACGCAAGCAGTACATTTCTCTCAAGAACATAGAGGTTTGCCTGAAAGAGTAGAAATATTCTCAGTTACAGAAGTCAGCACAAAATAACAAGCTGGCCATTTCATGCAGGTCTGATCACTGCTGTTTGTGAAGAAGCATGGAGTAGTACTAGCATTTAAATGTGATATTGTTCCTACAGGAAGTTCCTACAAGTTCATTGAAGCTAATTTTCTGGCTTTCTTATTCTGCGCTTGTGAAAAGAGCCCAGTGGATACCTAGTGTAGTCAGAATTTCCTCATACCAAAGTTTCTTATAAGTCCAGACACTTTCTAAACCATTTAGTAACCTAGTTAAGGGTATTTTCTTGACACTTGGGCTCACAAAACATTCTCCTTGCTGAGTGTTTCAGGTGTAATTAACTGTGAACAGTGTGGTTTCTCCTAGACTGGCACAATTTCTTCTTTCATAGCATCTTACCAATCAAAGCCTCAGAAATAAGCTTTCTATTTTTATCATGGGTCAGAAGCACAGCTTGTGCTGATTAACACAGCTGAACTGAAGATTTAGATAGAAGCTGGTATCCAACAAAGCTTGGATTGTCAGATTACATGACAAATGTGTGAACATATTTGTAGAAGTCCCagactgattttatttttgggCATGCTAAATGCAGGTAGAATGAGCCTTCCACCACTGTATTTCTGGAAAGAGCAGTgttgaaaataacaaaatttaattaatttcccaTAAGCCCAAAGTTATCTTGTGGGATCttgaggaaaattaattttaacttcGAGATTTAGGATTTCATCTATTAAGAAGTACCATAACTTGTAAGGAATATTTGCAGCACCGAGcagttctgttttgttttctaaaggaAGCTTTAGTAATAGAAGTGAAGTAACTGCAGTTATCTGTAGCTGGGAAACTGATGACTCAGATCCTATTCATGCTTTTGAAAGACTGTTTTATGAGACTCATCAGAGCTGTGGGTGGATCAGTAGAGGAGTTTGAAGTCAGAGTTTGTACGCAAGGGTGCCTGCAGTGGTATCTAATGATTGACCCATCATGCACCACTAATGTAATatccttttggaggttttttttaatctttgggTTGTGAGGCTACAGCAAAGATCAGGAACAGGGAATTTCACCATTTCTTTTATCTACAGAGGTATACCACCAGGTCAAAAAAGAACTGCTGAAGCAGCACTCTGCCTTAGAACGGGGAAAAAAGTACTGGAGTTTGCTTTGACCCTGCTACACCCATGTGTGTAACCATTTGTAACTGGTGACATTTTCCCATCAATAACAAaagagtatattccaaacctgatGAACAAGACTGGGGCTGCATCGCTCCCATGAATGCTAATAAGAATACAGCCTTTCTCTATTCTCATGTAAGTTACTTTGCATATCCTAATAGTGCATTCTCAATGAGCAAGAGGGTCAGTGTTAATCACACCATGGCATTTCAACAGCATCTGCATGGATCTGTACCACATTCCTCTTGGTCATGTTATTTCTTGTGTGGCCTGATCAGAGCTTGGAAGTATACACATAGAAAGATTAGGAAGATCTTAAGAAATTTTTAGAAAGGAGTTGTAAGGAAAATGTAGAGGGGGGGCTGATATAACTTGttagtaattttttattaaaatcccAAACGTATTCTTTCCATCTGGAGGCTATCCCATGTCATGTGCCACCACTGTTTTTgtaagccattctatgatttggTGCCACCAGTCTAGATTTGCATTTCAATAACTAGTGTCAAAGTGTctaaatgtatattttaattCCTTGAATGACAAGATAAATTTTTACTCATTAAGAGATTCACACAAAAATACATGTACAGCCTTTGTCTGTCTCTGCTTCTCTGCTAGGTAATTGGCAGTACACTGGTAGTACAATTGTAGGAAATAGTAATGTCAAGGTAGCTCTGCAACTCCAGCACACACCAAAGGAAGTTATTAAGACATGACTGTAAGATGCAGTAAGAGGAATTTTTCAAGATCTTTATAAAAGTATGCAAGAAGCAAATAATGCTAAATCTACAGACACTGTATAGTCTGTTCTCCGGTagaaatatttacatatatacatTTAGCTATAATCATAAACCCTTAATATCACTAAGTCCAACCATTGATCCTCAAAACTACCATAAATCCTTTTTATTTAGCAAGGgtccaacaaaagaaaaatggctTAAAATGACCCAGAATgtatttgtttaatttattattgTTATGGTTTAAATGacagtaaatgaaaaaatacaattGGATTGAGACTGTATTTTCCCTGTGTGATATTGTACATATTTGCTGTTCCCCTTTGGTTACTTGACAGGAATCAGTAACAATACACATTAATGTGTATTGATAATAGAAATATGCTGTGTGCCTTTCACAATGCAGCCAGTAGGGTGGATTGGttgtttgatattttattttcaaaaactgtAAATAACTGCAAATTTGCTTCTGATTTACTGCTTAAGTACCCTCTGAATAAGAAAATCTATCAGGGAGTCCATTCAGTTATGGTAAAAAGTATGGGAAAATGCAGTATAGTTTCTCGAAAATGTCTTTCAAATTAATCACATATGGATTTTGTTATTAGATTTGGAATTCCTATCTGTTGATGAATAACTGTTTTGGTAATGTAAtagatgaaattatttttggagtgcgtttgggtttttttttttggttgtttgagGTTTTTCCTTGGGGtcttttggttggttggtttttggctTTTGTTCGTTTGCTTTAAAGATTATCAcaaattttttccaatttttactGTATGACTGTAGTAAATCCAGTCAATAGCTATTACTATTTCATATGTTTTTCCTGCGTAAAGTAAGGAAACCTTTCAgtatttatcttctttttcttcacaggGAATATTTGCGCTGTCTTCAAGTCTTCATCTCATTTGTTTTCAATTAATTAAGCATTCAGAGTATGttgacttctgttttctttctctaggCCTCGGTTTCTGGGAATTTGATTTATTTAGATCCTCCCTGAGTTACagcattgtttttaaaatgcagatacCAGTATTTATGCAATTTCAAATATCCACCCCTTTAGTTCCACGTACAAAAGTAATTCCACCATCTCAACTACTTGTCACTAATCTGCTGTTGATGTGTCTGAAGATGACACatgcttgttttttctttcccagtcacagaatcacattGGACACTTATGGTGAGTGGCTTCTCTGCTTGAATTTCTTCAGAGGAAAATGATTCAGAAGACCTTTATTTTAGCTTTGAAGGTATTCAGCAGTGTTAATATGACTTGTTTTAATGGAACCAGCTTATCCGGTGAACTCTGTATTACTGTAATACTCTCATTCCTGTTCCACTAATATTGATAACACAAACATTCAGTTGTGAGTTTTGTATTTACAGGGAGAGAGTGTGGAGGAGATCTATTTGTAATCCTTGTTGAACTACATATTACAAATATCTTCATGTCTTCATAATGAAATTTTATGTCTGTGACAAAAGATACTTGGGTCTCCACATCTTCCCCTATTGCAGTTGTTTTTGATGGTCAGTGTGATTTCTACTAAGAGCCACACCAGGTAGGAATTACAGGAGAAACGAGAGAGCTCTGATGACTGCAATTGGCTTTGGTACATGTCAGCATACAAAAGGGTATAAAATGCTTCTGGATCTTGGGCCAGTGGGGCAAACCTGAGGCTACAGGCAGCTTATGTGTAGATCCCCCATTGGCAGGGATGCCTTCAGGGTACATCCAGCCTGAAGGAAGGGAATACTTCTGTGTAGATGAGTAATAGCAGTAAGATCCGGTCACATATGGAGATAAAATGACAAAGTAGCTCCATAGGTGCTTTGTTGCTTTGTGACTGTGCATTCTCTAAAGCCAAAATCTGTAAATCTGTCTGTTTCTGAACTTGCTGATATTATAACCCTTTAAACCTGCTTATGTAATATACCATATTGGGAAAGGTTGTATCTTAGTTGATACAGACTTTCCTCACAAGTTTCTACAATGAATGTATTCCATATTGGTTCATTGTTACCTGCAGCTACCGCTGACAAAAGCTTTCTCTGGCAAACTGTCCTTTGATATCATTCCACTGGGAAGTGGGAAAGTGCCCTCATACTGGCGTCGGTGCCCCTGCAATCctgtcagctctgcagctgcctcttccatgCATCTTCTGTTCTTACCATGTGAGCAGAGGCCTATAGGCAAGGAAGAGAATTCTCTGAAATATCCTAGCATTACTTTCATCCTTTGTTTTAAGCTGCTTCTGGCTGGAAGAGTGGTATATGCTGAGCAGCTTTTTATCAAAGGGAAAGGGAACAGTAGAAGGGAGTGGGAGCAGGACCAGGGAGGCTATCTCATGGAAAGGGTCTGATTCAGAGTCATAAAAATCTTCTACATAGAAACAGGTGTGACATCCACAGCCTGATAAACTCTTTGTTTATGAGCCTTCCATTTTCACCTATAAGGGCATATAAGTCTAAATGAAAGTGTTGGATTAATGCTCTCTGCTCCTGACATTAGTAATAAGTAATAATATTGTAGTTGTAAACATCTTACTATGCTGCCTTTCAAATTTTCCACACAAAATTGATTACAACAAAAAACATATATAGCTATTTGTAATATCAAATACTTACCAGTATACAGCTTAAGAAATGGTTATTTTTCATACAAAACATGTTTGTTTCAATTTTGCATCTGTCATTTCTGGATAAATGTGGCCTATTtcaaaaaaatatgaaaatacttgtaaaataaataatctcATTCAACTTTTTAAAGCACTTAATATATGATTACAAATATTCAGTTTATGACATAAATATGAGAATGATCTACTTGAAACAGACTCTTGGAAGGGAGCATGTTcatgaattttaaaagagattCCTCCCACTCTCATTTTCTTACAACTTTTGTCTTTCTATTTGATTTAGTTTCTATACGGGACAGTAGAACACATCAGAAACCTTTAATTCTTTTAGAAAGTATCAGGGATGTGAATGCAAATATGTTACTAGTAATCTTCATCAGGAGAGACAGTAACATAGCCTACATGGCATCAGTAAAGTGTATGCAAGATATTAATATGCCTACTGTGACAAGTTGTATTTAATGGGAAGCAACAAAGAGTCTGTTTTATTAGTTTTCCTCCTCACTCAAGTAATAAATCTTAAAAGCTTCAATATTGATTCAATGAAATGAATGGTTGAATCGTTATGGAGAGACTCTGGCAAATGGACAAATGCTTCCATGGTTACATTGAGCTATGCAGTATGGTTACTGAgctttgctgttttcctccctctgccatTGAAGTAGAATAACAAGCCACAGGGAAGCACCACACATGATGAGTGTAAACTGGAAACAACTTTAAAAGATCAAGTTAGCTGATCTTATACAGATTTTAAACAATAtaggatttattattttatactcTTTGCCCTAAACATGCATTTCAGTAGTTTTTCCTTTGTATATCACTTTCCCATGGAATGGTTTTATTTCTTGCCTGAACAACCTCTCTTTTGATTTGGAATGCCACAAATTAAAAGACCGTGTGAAAATGTGTTTCATGGTGCTGTTACATGAGTTATATTTTGTAGGAAAATTTATGCATTAGATGGTGTGCCTGCATCAATGTGAGCTTTTGCAATACCTAGATAGCAAATAACAAATCATGTTTAGAACTTTTATATGCAGTTGCTTTAGGATCCTTTGcagtataaaaataattaactggttttattttcaatctGCTTGCGTTTGAGGTACTCAAATTTCAGGTGTCACAGggaataaattattataaatgcATTACAttttagaaagacaaaaaaaacaaTGACATACAATTATTTAAttagaaataacattttaaaatgttacagaTCAAGTATTATATTAATAGAAGGAAATCATGAATGTCTTCAAAGCACAAATGAAACTGTATGTatgaaaagcagatttattGACAATAGTTATATTATTTCCCTTGGAGACCAACTCCAAAATAAGCATGTTTTCTACTGTATTAgcattgttttattattttctcctgtgtGTGCTTGACAGTCCTCAGAAGCACCATCTCAGCATTGGAATGCCAAATTGTTTCAGCACCTCTTTGTACAGGCAAGGATGAATGCCAGGATTCCACACAgccaggaaaataaattcataaacatggaaaataattacttctgaaacaaaaattctGGCCTTAAAGCTTTCCATTGAAAGTTTGTATTTATTGTAGGTACTTAATTTCAGTTTCTCAAGTAATTTGTCTTTAATTCTGAGGGGGGAAGGTAATCAATTAGTGAGAAAACATTTCAATGTTTCACTTAAAAAGAGAAGAGTCAATTCTTAAGTTGAAAGATTAAGGGATTTTGTGTTTCCAAGTAGTTCTTTTCCTCATTCGAAAGGAAGCAAACAGAATGCTTAGTTGTGAGCTGGGAAAGCAAGTTAAGTTGTATACAGCATCTGGAATcctcttgcttttatttttaaatagtttttgaGGACTTTGAAATTAAGACCAAATTAGATGCAGGAGATATAGAgaggttttaatatttttattatatcttACCTTcaaaaaaatgtgcttttgttAACCATTCTATTTGAATTTACAGTCTAGTGCTTGACATGCTCAGAAGTTGTGTgttttgatggattttttttagattatACTTGTAATACTTATTTTCTGCATAGAATGTACATTATCAGTGACACACTGCAAATGAAGAGGTGAACGCACTTGAAGAAGCAAGACTGCGACTTCATTTAGCAGCAGTCACTGCATAAGAGAAGCAGGCAGGCAGGTCTTGACAAGTTCTCATCTGGCTGTTTCTTCACATGGCACACAAGCCAGTAAGCATGCACTTTGGTTTGAAATGAGCTATGTAACATTGTAAAACCATACCAACCCTTCACAGATGACATTCTTGCATCATTAGAGTGACATAAATGATCTAAATTGTCTCAAAATGGCATGATGAGCTTGATCACCCAAATCTAAGATGCACTAATTTGAAACAAGGCAGTTATTTTCTCATTAAGTGTTCATTTTTCGTAcagtttaatatttaaattgacatttttaaaaagccatgtCACTTTTTGAGGATGTCTTGTCAAATGAGAATTCATTAATCAAAAACTTATGATTATATGAATAGTGTTTCTGTTGTAATGTGAGTTAAAATATAGCAGCCTTTAATGAGCAGATGCTAggaactattttctttttcctaatacTAGGAGTAAATCAAGTTTTTATGTTAAAAgctcttttaaaatgttaacaTCAGCATGCTTTATCTGCATACAAGTAAGGATCTGTACCATAAAAACGTTAATCTTTATTAAATTGATCATAGGAAGCACAAACAAATTAATGTTTGTCCACtgaaaaaaccttaaaaaacatctgaaaaagAGCACGATATGCTTGAAAGTtctcatttttcagtttcttaaaTCCTGGACATTTCTAAAAAATAGAAGATCATTATCTGAGTTTACCTATATATGTCAGCACATGAACTAGTCTGGCATAAACCGATCAGTCAGAAGTGTAATACTCAAATTTTGTTATACAGTCTTCTCAGTTTATTAGCATTGTTTGCATTTgtctattttttctatttcctgcatgtgtttgtttatttatcagGAACCTATGCAGTAAAATCAAGATTATGACATTAAAGCATTCTCAGCCCAACAAAAGGATGTGGTAAAGTTCATGAAAAAGAGCAGTGCAAGTGTCTGGTGTCAGGTGTCACTCGGCAGTGGTTTTGCATTTCTCTGGCATTGGGAGGCTGGATAGGGGTCTCCAGAGAGTGCAGGTAGAACAACCAAAAAGTGATCAGAAACCTCatttcacattttgaaaaagAGAC
This window encodes:
- the LYSMD3 gene encoding lysM and putative peptidoglycan-binding domain-containing protein 3 — encoded protein: MAGRGAGSGPQPSAVAQPLTGGHLYPFASTESEGPEEEGELSELRPRGREKVRRSASRDRLDDIVLLTKDIREGDTLNAIALQFCCSVADIKRVNNLINDQDFFALRSIRIPVKKFSVLTETHISPKGRPAHRSALCSPEVQETSLCDKFSANETAGNFLKEVDRDIEEIVKCNDTKRENLNEVVSALAAQQICFETDGKTKKCKDPYYGADWGIGWWTAVVIMLIIGIVTPVFYLLYYEVLVKADVSHHFPMESSHLFVTAVSHQKETENGINPTNMMKVDNQGDLQH